A stretch of Telopea speciosissima isolate NSW1024214 ecotype Mountain lineage chromosome 11, Tspe_v1, whole genome shotgun sequence DNA encodes these proteins:
- the LOC122645586 gene encoding uncharacterized protein LOC122645586 isoform X2 — translation MEESSFFDRMISRLCASSKYYIGYPKDFGPSRVIHFTSEREFVQLLHEGRPMVVAFTLRCAYTRHLDKVLEEAAAEFYPHIKFMRAVNQGRVVDPSITKYSVKVLPFNYDASAYGFREFFKRHGIHLSTPKD, via the exons ATGGAGGAGTCATCGTTCTTTGACCGGATGATCAGTCGCCTCTGCGCTTCGAGCAA GTATTACATTGGTTACCCAAAGGACTTTGGGCCCTCACGAGTTATTCACTTCACATCAGAGCGAGAGTTTGTGCAGCTCCTGCATGAAGGTCGTCCCATGGTTGTTGCATTTACTCTCAG GTGTGCCTATACAAGGCATCTCGATAAAGTACTAGAGGAAGCTGCGGCTGAGTTTTATCCCCATATAAAATTTATGCGT GCTGTGAACCAAGGGAGGGTTGTTGATCCTAGTATAACAAAATACTCAGTCAAGGTCTTGCCT TTCAATTATGATGCCAGTGCATATGGGTTTAGGGAGTTCTTCAAGCGACATGGGATACACTTGTCGACTCCAAAAGACTAA
- the LOC122645586 gene encoding uncharacterized protein LOC122645586 isoform X1 translates to MEESSFFDRMISRLCASSKYYIGYPKDFGPSRVIHFTSEREFVQLLHEGRPMVVAFTLRCAYTRHLDKVLEEAAAEFYPHIKFMRVECPKYPGFCITRQRKDYPFIEIFYSPEQAVNQGRVVDPSITKYSVKVLPFNYDASAYGFREFFKRHGIHLSTPKD, encoded by the exons ATGGAGGAGTCATCGTTCTTTGACCGGATGATCAGTCGCCTCTGCGCTTCGAGCAA GTATTACATTGGTTACCCAAAGGACTTTGGGCCCTCACGAGTTATTCACTTCACATCAGAGCGAGAGTTTGTGCAGCTCCTGCATGAAGGTCGTCCCATGGTTGTTGCATTTACTCTCAG GTGTGCCTATACAAGGCATCTCGATAAAGTACTAGAGGAAGCTGCGGCTGAGTTTTATCCCCATATAAAATTTATGCGT GTTGAATGTCCAAAATATCCTGGATTCTGTATAACACGACAGCGGAAAGACTATCCCTTCATTGAAATATTTTACAGCCCAGAACAA GCTGTGAACCAAGGGAGGGTTGTTGATCCTAGTATAACAAAATACTCAGTCAAGGTCTTGCCT TTCAATTATGATGCCAGTGCATATGGGTTTAGGGAGTTCTTCAAGCGACATGGGATACACTTGTCGACTCCAAAAGACTAA